A single Bacillus sp. HMF5848 DNA region contains:
- the atpD gene encoding F0F1 ATP synthase subunit beta yields the protein MAKGRVIQITGPVVDVQFESGHLPEIYNALKIQHKARNENEVDIDLTLEVAIHLGDDTVRTIAMASTDGLIRGVDVIDTGAPISVPVGDATLGRVFNVLGDAIDLDGTVAADVERNPIHRAAPVFEDLSTEVEILETGIKVVDLLAPYIKGGKIGLFGGAGVGKTVLIQELINNIAQEHGGISVFAGVGERTREGNDLYYEMTDSGVIKKTAMVFGQMNEPPGARMRVALTGLTMAEYFRDKQGQDVLFFIDNIFRFTQAGSEVSALLGRMPSAVGYQPTLATEMGQLQERITSTSVGSVTSIQAIYVPADDYTDPAPATTFAHLDATTNLERKLSEMGIYPAVDPLASTSRALSPEIVGEEHYRVARQVQQTLQRYKELQDIIAILGMDELSDEDKLIVSRARRVQFFLSQNFHVAEQFTGQPGSYVPVKETVDGFKQILEGKYDHLPEDAFRLVGRIEEVVEKAKSMGVEV from the coding sequence ATGGCAAAAGGACGCGTGATCCAGATTACTGGTCCAGTTGTAGATGTTCAGTTTGAGAGCGGACATTTACCTGAAATCTACAACGCTTTAAAAATTCAACATAAAGCGCGTAATGAAAACGAAGTCGATATCGACTTAACACTTGAAGTTGCCATTCACTTAGGTGACGATACAGTACGTACTATCGCCATGGCTTCAACCGACGGTCTAATCCGTGGTGTTGATGTTATTGATACAGGAGCACCAATCTCTGTACCAGTAGGAGATGCGACATTAGGTCGTGTATTCAACGTACTTGGTGATGCAATTGACTTAGACGGTACGGTAGCTGCAGACGTAGAACGTAACCCGATCCACAGAGCAGCCCCAGTATTCGAAGACCTATCAACTGAGGTTGAAATTCTTGAAACAGGAATCAAAGTAGTAGACTTGTTAGCGCCATACATAAAAGGTGGTAAGATCGGTCTATTCGGTGGTGCCGGTGTAGGGAAAACGGTATTAATTCAGGAGCTTATCAACAACATCGCCCAAGAGCACGGTGGTATTTCCGTATTCGCAGGTGTTGGAGAGCGTACTCGTGAAGGAAATGACTTATATTATGAAATGACAGACTCTGGCGTTATTAAGAAAACAGCGATGGTATTCGGACAAATGAACGAACCACCAGGCGCTCGTATGCGCGTAGCGTTAACAGGGTTAACGATGGCAGAATACTTCCGTGACAAGCAAGGGCAGGACGTATTATTCTTCATCGATAACATTTTCCGCTTTACACAAGCAGGTTCTGAAGTATCGGCCTTACTAGGACGTATGCCATCGGCGGTTGGTTACCAGCCAACGTTAGCAACAGAAATGGGTCAGCTTCAAGAACGTATTACATCAACAAGTGTTGGTTCTGTTACATCTATCCAGGCTATTTACGTACCTGCGGATGACTATACTGACCCAGCACCAGCAACAACTTTCGCTCACTTAGATGCAACAACAAACCTTGAGCGTAAATTATCAGAAATGGGTATCTATCCTGCGGTGGATCCACTTGCTTCAACTTCTCGTGCATTGTCACCTGAAATCGTTGGAGAAGAACATTACAGAGTAGCACGTCAAGTGCAGCAAACACTACAACGCTATAAAGAACTTCAAGATATCATCGCTATCCTTGGTATGGATGAATTATCTGATGAAGACAAGCTTATAGTATCACGCGCACGTCGCGTTCAGTTCTTCTTATCACAAAACTTCCACGTTGCTGAACAGTTTACTGGTCAACCTGGATCTTATGTACCAGTTAAGGAGACAGTTGATGGATTTAAACAAATCCTTGAAGGAAAATACGATCATCTTCCAGAAGATGCTTTCCGCTTAGTCGGTCGAATCGAAGAAGTGGTAGAAAAAGCTAAAAGTATGGGAGTAGAAGTATAA
- a CDS encoding F0F1 ATP synthase subunit gamma, translating to MASLRDIKMRITSTKKTSQITKAMEMVSASKLNRAEMNAKSFVPYMEKMQEVVKSITAGSNDIKHPMLESRPVKKTAYFVITSDRGLAGAYNSNILRTVYQKIMQKHKSKDEYTVIAVGRVGRDFFKKRGVPVMLEITGMADQPLFNDIKSIASQAVSMFADGLYDELYVYYNHYVSAIQSEVTEKKLLPLTDISDSKATTDYEFEPSQAEILEVLLPQYAESLIYGALLDGKAAEHASRMTAMRNATDNASELIRSLTLSYNRARQAAITQEITEIVGGANAQS from the coding sequence TTGGCATCCTTACGCGATATAAAAATGAGAATTACTTCAACAAAGAAGACAAGTCAAATTACTAAAGCGATGGAAATGGTATCAGCCTCTAAGCTTAATAGGGCAGAAATGAACGCAAAATCATTTGTGCCTTACATGGAGAAAATGCAAGAGGTTGTGAAAAGTATTACAGCTGGCAGTAATGACATTAAGCACCCGATGCTTGAAAGTAGGCCTGTTAAAAAGACTGCTTATTTCGTCATTACATCTGACCGCGGATTAGCTGGAGCTTACAACAGTAATATACTTCGTACTGTATATCAAAAAATAATGCAAAAGCACAAATCTAAGGATGAGTACACTGTTATAGCGGTAGGTCGTGTAGGACGTGACTTTTTCAAAAAAAGAGGAGTGCCAGTAATGTTAGAAATAACAGGTATGGCTGACCAACCTCTTTTCAACGATATAAAAAGTATCGCGAGTCAAGCAGTAAGTATGTTTGCTGATGGTCTATATGATGAATTGTATGTTTATTACAATCATTATGTAAGTGCGATTCAGTCAGAGGTTACAGAAAAGAAACTTCTTCCTTTGACAGATATCTCTGATTCAAAAGCAACTACTGATTATGAGTTTGAACCTTCACAGGCTGAAATTCTTGAAGTGCTATTGCCACAGTATGCTGAAAGCTTAATATATGGAGCGTTACTGGATGGAAAAGCAGCTGAGCATGCTTCACGTATGACAGCGATGAGAAATGCAACTGACAATGCAAGTGAACTTATTCGTTCACTTACTCTTTCATATAATCGTGCACGTCAGGCGGCAATTACTCAAGAAATCACCGAAATTGTTGGTGGCGCGAACGCACAATCATAA
- the atpA gene encoding F0F1 ATP synthase subunit alpha yields MSINVEEISTLIKKQIESYQSEIEVKDVGTVIQVGDGIARAHGLDNVMAGELVEFSNGVMGMAQNLEENNVGIVILGPFKDIREGDEVRRTGRIMEVPVGEALIGRVVNSLGQPVDGLGPIETTKTRPIESAAPGVMDRKSVHEPLQTGIKAIDSLIPIGRGQRELIIGDRQTGKTAIAIDTIINQKNEDMICIYVAIGQKESTVRNVVETLRKHGALDYTIVVTASASQPAPLLFLAPYAGVTMGEEFMHNGKHVLVIYDDLSKQAAAYRELSLLLRRPPGREAYPGDVFYLHSRLLERAAKLSDAKGGGSLTALPFIETQAGDVSAYIPTNVISITDGQIFLQSDLFFSGVRPAVNAGLSVSRVGGSAQIKAMKKVSGTLRLDLASYRELEAFAQFGSDLDKATQAKLNRGARTVEVLKQGLHKPLAVEKQVVILYALTRGFLDDIKVEDISRFEEDLSGWIELNRKELFETIRSSGNLPEDADLQSAINEFKKNFVASK; encoded by the coding sequence ATGAGCATCAATGTTGAAGAAATCAGTACGCTGATAAAAAAGCAGATTGAAAGTTATCAGTCTGAAATTGAAGTAAAAGATGTTGGTACTGTTATCCAGGTTGGTGACGGTATCGCTCGTGCTCATGGCCTCGACAATGTCATGGCTGGAGAGCTTGTTGAATTTTCAAACGGTGTAATGGGGATGGCGCAAAACCTAGAAGAAAACAATGTAGGTATCGTTATCCTTGGACCGTTTAAAGATATTCGCGAAGGCGATGAAGTACGTCGTACAGGCCGTATTATGGAGGTTCCAGTTGGTGAAGCTCTTATTGGACGTGTTGTTAACTCACTTGGGCAACCAGTAGATGGTTTAGGCCCAATTGAAACAACGAAAACGCGTCCTATCGAAAGTGCAGCACCAGGTGTAATGGATCGTAAATCAGTTCATGAACCACTGCAAACTGGCATTAAAGCAATTGACTCGTTGATTCCGATTGGACGTGGTCAGCGTGAGTTAATCATTGGTGACCGTCAAACTGGTAAGACGGCAATTGCTATTGACACAATTATTAACCAAAAAAATGAAGATATGATTTGTATCTACGTAGCAATTGGACAAAAAGAATCTACTGTGCGTAACGTTGTTGAAACACTACGTAAACATGGTGCCCTTGATTACACGATTGTTGTAACGGCATCAGCATCTCAACCTGCACCACTATTGTTCCTTGCGCCATATGCCGGTGTAACAATGGGTGAAGAGTTCATGCACAACGGTAAGCATGTACTTGTTATTTATGATGACTTATCAAAGCAAGCGGCAGCTTATCGTGAGCTTTCGTTATTGTTACGTCGTCCTCCAGGTCGTGAAGCGTATCCAGGGGATGTATTCTACTTGCATTCACGCTTACTAGAGCGTGCAGCGAAGCTTTCTGATGCAAAAGGTGGCGGTTCATTAACAGCTCTACCTTTCATTGAAACACAAGCAGGGGACGTTTCTGCATATATTCCAACAAATGTTATCTCCATCACTGATGGACAAATTTTCTTACAATCAGACCTTTTCTTCTCGGGTGTACGTCCAGCGGTTAACGCCGGTCTTTCAGTATCTCGTGTAGGGGGATCAGCACAAATTAAAGCTATGAAGAAGGTATCAGGTACACTTCGTCTTGACCTCGCTTCATATCGTGAGCTAGAAGCATTTGCGCAGTTCGGTTCTGATTTAGATAAAGCAACTCAAGCAAAACTAAATCGAGGAGCACGTACGGTTGAAGTACTAAAGCAAGGCTTACATAAGCCGCTTGCTGTTGAAAAACAGGTTGTTATCCTTTATGCGTTAACACGTGGCTTCCTAGATGATATTAAGGTTGAAGATATTAGTCGCTTTGAAGAAGATCTATCTGGATGGATTGAGCTAAACCGTAAAGAGCTGTTTGAAACAATTCGTTCATCTGGAAATCTTCCGGAAGATGCCGATCTGCAAAGTGCTATAAATGAATTTAAAAAGAATTTCGTGGCTTCTAAATAA
- a CDS encoding F0F1 ATP synthase subunit delta, whose translation MRNASVAKRYGLALFTIAKEQQLIQEIENELRVVKEVFSQNKELTTLLQSPKLSLAKKKEFLKNVFTDISTNVLNTLFLLTDKQRIDQTTAVVDSYIAYANEDRGVAEATVYSVRELSTEELSTISQTFASKIGKQSLNIENVVDDSILGGVKVRIGNTIYDGSLTRKLVRIKKDIMLRRS comes from the coding sequence ATGAGAAATGCTTCAGTCGCCAAACGTTACGGCTTAGCTTTATTTACTATCGCGAAGGAACAGCAACTTATTCAAGAAATAGAGAATGAGCTTCGTGTAGTGAAGGAAGTTTTTTCACAAAACAAAGAATTAACAACTCTTTTACAATCACCAAAATTATCTTTGGCAAAAAAGAAAGAGTTCTTAAAAAATGTTTTTACTGACATTTCAACAAATGTACTTAATACTTTATTTCTTCTAACTGATAAACAACGTATTGATCAAACAACTGCTGTTGTTGATTCCTACATTGCATACGCTAATGAAGATAGAGGAGTCGCAGAAGCAACTGTTTACTCAGTAAGAGAATTATCGACTGAGGAGTTATCAACGATTTCACAGACGTTTGCTAGTAAAATAGGAAAGCAGTCGTTAAATATTGAAAACGTAGTTGATGACAGTATTCTTGGTGGGGTAAAAGTACGCATTGGAAATACCATTTATGATGGTAGCTTGACTCGGAAATTAGTACGTATTAAAAAGGATATAATGCTGAGAAGATCGTAG
- the atpF gene encoding F0F1 ATP synthase subunit B produces the protein MDFVIPWGSILYQLVAFLVLLYFLKRVALKPLMGIMEQRQQTINEQIESAEKNRQDAEEFLSRQREELENARLESQRIVQEAKKLGEQQGRAILDEAIQDAERMKNAAITEIKREREQAISELREQVSTLSVLIASKVIEKELSVEDQKKLIDEYIQEVGEVR, from the coding sequence GTGGATTTTGTTATTCCATGGGGATCTATTTTATACCAATTAGTTGCATTCCTAGTTTTGCTCTATTTCTTAAAAAGAGTGGCGCTTAAACCTCTAATGGGTATTATGGAACAGCGTCAACAAACGATAAATGAGCAAATTGAATCTGCAGAAAAAAACCGTCAAGATGCAGAAGAATTTCTTTCTCGTCAACGCGAAGAGTTAGAAAATGCAAGACTTGAGTCACAACGAATTGTTCAAGAAGCAAAGAAGCTCGGTGAACAACAAGGAAGAGCGATTTTGGATGAAGCAATCCAAGATGCGGAGCGCATGAAAAATGCTGCTATCACTGAAATAAAGCGCGAAAGAGAACAAGCGATTTCAGAACTTCGTGAACAAGTATCTACTTTATCCGTCCTTATTGCTTCGAAAGTAATTGAAAAAGAGCTAAGTGTTGAAGATCAAAAGAAGCTAATTGATGAGTATATTCAAGAGGTAGGCGAAGTGAGATGA
- the atpE gene encoding F0F1 ATP synthase subunit C, translated as MNFLAVAIVAGLAAVGGSIAVAIIVRATLEGVARQPESRSALQTLMFIGVPLAEALPIIAIVISFLLLFS; from the coding sequence ATGAATTTTTTAGCGGTAGCAATTGTAGCAGGTTTAGCAGCAGTAGGTGGTAGTATTGCAGTAGCAATCATCGTAAGAGCAACTTTAGAAGGTGTTGCGCGTCAACCAGAATCACGTAGTGCTTTACAAACATTAATGTTTATCGGGGTTCCCCTTGCTGAAGCATTACCGATTATCGCAATCGTTATTTCATTCTTACTTTTATTCTCATAA
- the atpB gene encoding F0F1 ATP synthase subunit A: MDHLAPMRNYFGLWFDMSTVLMTTVVSVIVFLICYIGTRRLSMHPTGMQNFLEWVVDFVRGIIKANMDWKVGGQFTSLAFTILFYVFVSNLLGLPFEIYNKYTHEVWWKSPTASPAVTLTLAVMVVVMTHYYGIKINGFGGYAKGYVQPVPFLLPFKIIEEFSNTLTLGMRLFGNMYAKEILMVLLVGLGTSGLFGMFGAIIPTIVWQAFGMFIGALQAYIFAMLAMVYMAHKVEHH, translated from the coding sequence ATGGATCATTTAGCACCTATGAGGAATTACTTCGGATTATGGTTTGACATGTCAACAGTTTTAATGACGACAGTCGTTAGTGTAATTGTATTTTTAATTTGTTATATCGGGACACGTCGACTTTCCATGCATCCTACTGGAATGCAAAATTTTCTAGAATGGGTAGTAGACTTTGTTCGAGGGATTATTAAAGCAAATATGGATTGGAAAGTGGGAGGACAATTTACGTCACTAGCTTTCACGATACTATTTTACGTGTTTGTTTCCAACCTATTAGGACTTCCATTTGAAATCTATAATAAGTATACACATGAAGTATGGTGGAAATCTCCAACTGCAAGTCCTGCCGTTACATTAACATTAGCTGTCATGGTTGTTGTCATGACACACTACTATGGTATTAAAATTAACGGATTTGGTGGGTATGCAAAAGGGTATGTGCAACCAGTTCCTTTCTTATTACCATTCAAGATAATCGAAGAATTCTCCAACACATTAACGTTGGGTATGCGTCTCTTTGGGAATATGTATGCAAAAGAAATACTTATGGTACTTCTAGTCGGTCTCGGGACATCAGGATTGTTTGGGATGTTCGGAGCAATTATACCGACAATTGTATGGCAAGCCTTTGGGATGTTTATTGGTGCGTTGCAAGCATACATATTTGCAATGCTAGCAATGGTTTACATGGCACATAAAGTTGAACATCATTAA
- a CDS encoding ATP synthase subunit I — protein MESFEMKMKNYSLIVLSLLGILLVGYVLLTWKTVFLGAFVGFLFGFLSLWTTYIKTKVIGEAAAGVKSYTSISYFIAIFGIAIRMGLAIIPVWMAILQPERLNIIAVIAGYSLIYIIIMTDMLVHFARKR, from the coding sequence ATGGAATCTTTTGAGATGAAAATGAAAAATTACTCACTCATAGTACTTAGTTTACTAGGAATACTACTAGTAGGATATGTTCTTTTGACCTGGAAAACGGTGTTTTTAGGAGCCTTTGTCGGATTCCTATTTGGTTTTTTAAGTTTATGGACAACATATATTAAAACAAAAGTTATTGGAGAAGCGGCAGCAGGAGTTAAAAGCTATACAAGTATATCGTATTTTATTGCGATTTTTGGAATAGCTATAAGAATGGGGTTAGCCATAATTCCTGTATGGATGGCAATTCTCCAACCTGAAAGGCTAAACATCATTGCGGTCATAGCAGGGTATTCCCTGATATATATAATTATTATGACAGATATGCTAGTTCATTTTGCTAGAAAGAGGTGA
- a CDS encoding AtpZ/AtpI family protein yields MSSGKQNPWRAMVLVSIISSYIVGGVVVGVWLGLWIDSLFGTRPLFLVVFLLLGMFSGAYGVYQAVKPFIER; encoded by the coding sequence TTGTCGAGTGGAAAGCAAAATCCGTGGCGTGCAATGGTATTAGTCTCCATTATTTCCTCATACATAGTTGGTGGTGTGGTCGTAGGTGTTTGGTTAGGCTTATGGATCGATAGTTTGTTTGGCACTAGACCTTTATTTCTCGTGGTTTTCCTTTTACTAGGGATGTTCTCGGGAGCTTATGGTGTGTACCAAGCTGTCAAGCCTTTTATAGAAAGGTAA
- a CDS encoding S8 family serine peptidase yields the protein MKVIQFLIILFFVMPTISSAKVNVVYPNIPNPPKKIDDTKLKTFIVLMNENDATEALTKLIKEKHKSIKVRKTYSTVFDGFSIASTYKDIERIKQLYGEKIKAVYESSTYKQTIDESVPYIGSDAVRHILSPDNEHLTGYGIKVGIIDTGIDYSHPDLHRNYAGGFDFVDQDNDPMESKGVHGPLTMHGTHVAGIIAANGSQRHQGVAPEAEIIAYRTLGPDGYGSSEQVIAAIEQAIKDKVDVLNLSLGNTINGPDWPTSLALDKAVDHGIIAITSSGNSGPNAWTVGSPGTSTKAIVVGASTPPLNIPYITAGLNSKQPIDLQPIMNAADWTLRGTQQVVFAGLGKKEDYTDKQLRGKVALVERGEISFLEKAMHAKEAGAKAIIVYNNVAGELAGGFEVPIDFPAVTVTQEAGQQIMQYLSQGITCHFKKIEDTLALFSSRGPVTHTWAIKPDVLAPGVSINSTVPERKYMSMQGTSMAAPHVAGAAALLKQAHPNWNPHQIKAALMNTAKLLVDENGNVLKPHEQGAGRIQINEAIHTKALIYPSSLTFGMFHHKAPRTQSKLTVTIENVTNQPIKISFNEPENQPAIHWKLPIANHIPAKSKKQFTITADVTPSQLGDGIHAGYIAVEAESQLIHLPYQFVVEEPDYPRVMGFQFQQGMEPATYEYEMYLPRGADEIGIALFNPETSHFVAFLDYATEVPRGLFKKQLSSKELKVPAGVYQSLIFAKKAGKQDAFETYIEIVD from the coding sequence TTGAAGGTTATTCAGTTTCTCATAATTTTATTTTTCGTAATGCCTACAATCTCCAGTGCAAAAGTCAATGTCGTATATCCAAACATCCCCAATCCGCCCAAAAAAATCGATGATACAAAATTAAAAACCTTTATTGTCTTGATGAATGAAAATGATGCAACGGAGGCTCTCACTAAGCTTATTAAAGAAAAACATAAATCCATTAAAGTACGGAAGACGTATAGTACTGTGTTTGATGGCTTTTCGATTGCCTCCACATATAAGGATATTGAAAGAATTAAGCAGCTTTATGGCGAGAAAATAAAAGCTGTCTATGAATCATCAACATATAAACAAACAATTGATGAAAGCGTGCCTTATATTGGTAGCGATGCTGTTCGTCATATTCTCTCGCCAGACAATGAACATTTAACTGGCTACGGCATAAAAGTTGGTATTATTGATACAGGTATAGACTATTCTCATCCAGATTTGCATAGAAACTATGCGGGAGGCTTCGATTTTGTAGATCAGGATAATGACCCTATGGAATCGAAAGGTGTGCATGGCCCGCTTACGATGCACGGAACACATGTCGCTGGTATTATCGCAGCAAACGGATCACAACGCCATCAAGGTGTTGCTCCTGAAGCTGAGATAATAGCATATAGAACGCTAGGTCCAGACGGCTATGGAAGCAGTGAACAAGTAATAGCAGCGATAGAGCAGGCGATAAAAGATAAAGTGGATGTGCTTAACTTATCATTAGGTAACACAATTAATGGCCCTGATTGGCCAACAAGCTTAGCATTAGACAAAGCTGTTGATCATGGCATAATTGCCATAACCTCAAGCGGTAATTCGGGACCAAATGCTTGGACAGTAGGCTCTCCTGGCACATCTACAAAGGCCATCGTTGTAGGAGCTTCCACACCACCCTTAAACATTCCGTATATAACAGCGGGCCTAAACAGCAAGCAGCCAATCGACCTTCAGCCGATTATGAATGCAGCTGACTGGACTCTGAGGGGTACACAGCAGGTTGTGTTTGCTGGATTGGGAAAAAAAGAAGATTATACAGATAAACAATTGCGTGGAAAAGTAGCTTTAGTAGAGCGTGGGGAAATTTCTTTTTTAGAAAAAGCAATGCATGCTAAAGAAGCTGGCGCGAAGGCGATTATTGTATACAATAATGTAGCTGGAGAATTAGCAGGTGGATTTGAAGTACCTATAGACTTTCCTGCGGTAACTGTCACGCAGGAGGCAGGACAGCAAATTATGCAGTATTTATCACAAGGCATCACCTGTCATTTTAAAAAAATAGAAGATACTCTCGCGCTATTTAGTTCGCGTGGACCAGTTACACATACGTGGGCTATTAAACCGGATGTTCTTGCCCCGGGTGTCTCGATTAACAGTACAGTACCTGAAAGAAAATACATGTCTATGCAAGGAACAAGTATGGCCGCTCCGCACGTTGCTGGAGCAGCAGCGCTATTAAAGCAGGCACATCCTAACTGGAATCCACACCAAATCAAGGCTGCACTTATGAATACCGCCAAGCTCTTAGTGGATGAGAACGGTAACGTGTTAAAGCCGCATGAGCAAGGAGCAGGTAGAATACAGATCAATGAGGCTATTCACACTAAGGCGCTCATATATCCAAGTTCATTAACGTTTGGTATGTTCCACCATAAGGCACCGCGAACACAATCTAAGTTAACGGTGACAATTGAAAATGTAACAAATCAACCTATAAAAATCTCTTTCAATGAACCGGAAAATCAGCCAGCTATTCACTGGAAGCTTCCCATAGCGAATCACATACCTGCCAAAAGCAAAAAGCAATTCACAATTACAGCAGACGTGACCCCTTCGCAGCTAGGAGATGGCATTCATGCTGGTTATATTGCAGTGGAGGCAGAGAGCCAACTTATTCATCTTCCTTATCAATTTGTTGTCGAGGAGCCCGATTATCCACGTGTGATGGGTTTTCAATTTCAACAAGGAATGGAGCCTGCAACATATGAGTATGAAATGTATTTACCGCGAGGTGCTGATGAGATTGGTATCGCACTCTTTAATCCAGAGACATCTCACTTTGTAGCATTTCTTGATTATGCAACCGAAGTACCTCGTGGCTTATTCAAAAAACAACTCTCATCAAAAGAATTGAAAGTGCCTGCCGGTGTGTATCAATCGTTAATTTTTGCCAAAAAAGCAGGAAAACAAGATGCGTTTGAAACGTATATAGAGATTGTAGATTAA
- the wecB gene encoding non-hydrolyzing UDP-N-acetylglucosamine 2-epimerase: protein MEKRVKVMTIFGTRPEAIKMAPLVLELQKRADQFESIVTVTAQHRQMLDQVLTIFNITPDYDLNIMKDRQTLTDVTTRALQGLDDVMKKVKPDIVLVHGDTTTTFVASLAAFYNQITVGHVEAGLRTWNKYSPYPEEMNRQLTGVMADLHFAPTDKAEENLLKENKAEEAIFVTGNTAIDALKTTVKDAYTHPVLEKVGSDRLVLLTAHRRENLGEPMRHMFRAVKRLIEKHKDIQVVYPVHLNPVVRELADEVLGSDPRIHLIEPLDVIDFHNYAARAHLILTDSGGVQEEAPSLGVPVLVLRDTTERPEGIKAGTLKLAGTDEDTIYNLADELLRDEEAHALMAHASNPYGDGKASERIAEAILYYFKKGNNRPEPFNV from the coding sequence GTGGAAAAACGCGTAAAAGTAATGACGATTTTTGGAACAAGGCCGGAAGCGATAAAAATGGCACCACTTGTTCTAGAATTGCAAAAACGAGCGGATCAATTTGAATCAATTGTAACGGTAACAGCGCAGCATAGACAAATGCTAGACCAAGTACTAACAATTTTTAACATCACACCAGATTATGACCTTAACATCATGAAGGATCGTCAAACGTTGACGGATGTTACAACAAGAGCGTTACAAGGCCTGGATGATGTGATGAAAAAAGTAAAGCCGGACATCGTCCTCGTGCATGGTGATACAACAACAACGTTTGTAGCGTCTCTAGCGGCGTTTTACAATCAAATTACTGTTGGGCACGTCGAAGCTGGGTTAAGAACGTGGAATAAATACTCGCCATACCCAGAGGAAATGAACCGTCAATTAACGGGGGTCATGGCGGACTTGCATTTTGCCCCTACGGACAAAGCAGAAGAGAATCTTTTGAAAGAAAATAAAGCAGAAGAAGCAATCTTTGTAACTGGTAATACGGCGATAGATGCTCTTAAAACAACGGTAAAGGATGCATACACTCATCCGGTTCTTGAAAAAGTAGGGTCAGACCGCTTAGTCCTTCTGACTGCTCATCGTCGAGAAAATTTAGGCGAACCGATGCGTCATATGTTCCGTGCGGTAAAAAGGCTGATTGAAAAGCACAAGGACATCCAAGTGGTCTATCCGGTACACTTAAATCCTGTCGTACGCGAATTAGCGGATGAAGTTCTTGGCTCTGATCCGCGTATTCATTTAATTGAGCCGCTTGATGTGATAGATTTTCACAACTATGCTGCGCGTGCTCATCTGATTTTGACAGATTCTGGTGGCGTGCAAGAAGAAGCACCGTCATTAGGAGTACCTGTCCTTGTGTTACGCGATACAACCGAGCGTCCAGAAGGTATCAAGGCTGGCACTTTGAAATTAGCTGGAACAGACGAGGATACTATTTATAACCTGGCTGATGAGCTGCTTCGTGATGAAGAGGCGCACGCATTGATGGCCCATGCATCCAATCCTTACGGAGACGGAAAGGCATCAGAGCGTATTGCTGAAGCGATATTATATTACTTTAAAAAAGGGAATAACCGCCCCGAACCATTTAATGTTTAA
- the upp gene encoding uracil phosphoribosyltransferase — MGKVYVFDHPLIQHKLTYIRETTTGTKEFRELVDEVSTLMAFEITRDLPLEEVEIQTPVSKAKAKVLSGKKLGIIPILRAGLGMVDGILKLIPAAKVGHIGLYRDPETLMPVEYYVKLPSDVEERDFIVVDPMLATGGSAVEAIHSLKKRGAKHIKFMCLIAAPEGVEEVKKAHPDVDIFIAALDEKLNDHGYIVPGLGDAGDRLFGTK, encoded by the coding sequence GTGGGAAAGGTATATGTGTTTGATCACCCATTAATTCAACATAAGCTTACATACATTAGAGAAACAACAACAGGGACAAAAGAATTTCGCGAGCTAGTAGACGAAGTATCAACGTTAATGGCTTTTGAAATTACGCGTGACTTGCCACTTGAAGAAGTAGAGATTCAAACGCCTGTGAGCAAAGCAAAGGCTAAAGTTTTATCTGGAAAAAAACTAGGGATTATTCCTATTCTTCGTGCTGGTCTTGGTATGGTTGATGGGATTCTTAAGTTAATCCCTGCAGCAAAGGTTGGACACATCGGATTATATCGTGATCCCGAAACATTAATGCCAGTTGAATATTACGTAAAGTTACCTTCTGATGTAGAAGAGCGTGATTTTATCGTGGTTGATCCTATGCTTGCAACGGGAGGGTCAGCGGTAGAAGCCATTCATTCTTTGAAAAAGCGTGGGGCAAAGCATATTAAATTTATGTGTCTAATTGCGGCGCCAGAAGGTGTAGAGGAAGTTAAAAAAGCGCATCCTGATGTAGATATTTTCATTGCGGCGCTTGATGAAAAATTAAATGACCATGGCTACATCGTACCAGGATTAGGAGATGCTGGTGACAGATTGTTCGGAACGAAGTAA